TATGCCCCTCCGTAGGATCGTATGCTATGTTCCTACCTCCGGATATGTCCTCTGTCAGACATTTCCGAACTGAGCTCAAACGAACCCTGGAAGACAATGGCTTTAGCCCCGACAATATCATGCATATTGAACTGGCTGCTGATGAAGCACTCACCAATGCGGTGGCAGCCAATGTTTCTTGCCATTGTGATGAAACCATCATTTGCCGTTGGCGGATTGATTCCTCAAAATTTACACTGTATATCTTGGATTATGGATCTGGACTTTCGGAAGAAGGTTCTCTTCCCGACACAGACAAAGAACTACTTCGATCTAACCAATCCCAATGTTTTAGTACCTTCCTTGACCATATCAAAAACCACCAAAGTAAAAAACCGGAGACCCTTCCTTATAATGGTTCCGGCCAAAAACATAAGAACATGGGAAAAGGATTGAAAATTATCAATGCCATGATGGACTCCGTTAAAGTAATGTTTCACGGAGAAGGAATGGTAGACGAAGCTCCGGCGGGGTTCAAAGTTATGGGCTCCATCATCGCTCTCGAATACGACCGTTCCAAACACTTATAATTTGATCCTTCATATCAATACTTCTCGCGAATGGCGCGGTGGAGAACAACAGCTTTATTATTTAGTCCAAGGACTGACCACTTTCAAAATCCCTCAAATCGTTGTAGGCCAACCCGGTTCTCCTTTAGAAACAAAATGCAAAGAGAACGGATACGAATTTGTTCCCATCGAAATGCGCGGAGAATGGGATAGGAGTGCTTATAAGAATATTCGATCTCTCTGTATCTCTAAAAAAATAAAACTAATTCATACACATACAGCTCATGCGCATACACTCGCCCTACTTGCAAAACGGAAACACTTAAATATTCCTTTGATAGTATCTCGAAGAGTAGACTTTAAACCTAAAACCAGTTTTTTTTCAAGATGGAAGTACCAACATCTAGCTAACGATTGTTATTTGCCGGTTTCTCAAAAAATCAAAGAAGTGATGATGGAAAGTAAAATTGCTCCAGAAAGAATCATTACTGTTTATTCAGGGATTGAT
The genomic region above belongs to Leptospira terpstrae serovar Hualin str. LT 11-33 = ATCC 700639 and contains:
- a CDS encoding ATP-binding protein translates to MTAPSEVLPYLLCPSVGSYAMFLPPDMSSVRHFRTELKRTLEDNGFSPDNIMHIELAADEALTNAVAANVSCHCDETIICRWRIDSSKFTLYILDYGSGLSEEGSLPDTDKELLRSNQSQCFSTFLDHIKNHQSKKPETLPYNGSGQKHKNMGKGLKIINAMMDSVKVMFHGEGMVDEAPAGFKVMGSIIALEYDRSKHL